CTGTTCCTTTATTATCTTCCTTCGAACGATGTGGAAGTGACCGTGTATAGGAGTTATCCTCTCACAGAACAGGAGGGATCGGAGGTAAGCTATATCGAGTTGAAAGTGAACGTCACCAACAACGGCATCATCTCCCATTATGTGTACCTAACAGGAGAAGTTGTGTTCAATTCCCAGCCGGATGAGGTTTACACCGAGACCTCTAGATCCAATGGTCCTATCGATCCTGGAGCGACATGGAGAGAAGTTCGAATTTACGTGGACGTTCCCGATGAGATCGTCCTGGATCCCTACGATGCCTCTTGCTCGATAACACTACCTTCACCCGTCAATGAGTACAACATTGGCTGGATCGTTCCAGGGGCTCTCCTGTGGTTGGTGACGCTTGCATTCCTATCAGTCACTCTGGTGAGAATCAGGCGAAGGTAATGTTCAATGAGCTCAGCGAAACTTGTTAATCCATAAACCCAATTCTATTGCAGGTTGGTTCTGAGGTTTGAGTGGTAGAAATGAGGTTCGAGAAGGATACCATCGAGATCCTGAAGAAGGCGCTTATCAAGATGGAAGATGGGTTCGAGAGCCTTCCTGGGGTTGATACCGATCATGATCTCGAGGGCACCGAGCAGGTGATAATGGAAGTAGCGGAGCGGATGCAGGACAACTTTCCGTACTTCCATCCATTGTACGCGGGGCAGATGCTCAAACCCCCCCATCCCCTGGCCAGGGTGGCCTACATGTTGTCGATGTGGATCAATCCCAACAACCATGCCCTAGATGGTGGACGCGCAAGCTCAAGAATGGAAAAGGAGGCCGTCGCGCAGATCGCTGAGATCTTCAGCTGGAAGAATTCTTTGGGTCATCTGACGAGTGGGGGAACGATGGCGAACATGGAAGCCCTTTGGATCTCCAGCAAATTGAGTCCAGGAAAGAAGGTCCTCGCCTCGGATCAGGCCCATTACACCCACAACCGTCTCTGCGACGTCCTCGGTTTGCATTTCGAGTCCGTTCCGTGCGATGACGAGGCAAGAATGGACGTGTCCGCACTGGAAGAGATACTCGAGAGGGAAAACGTCGGGACTGTGGTGGCCACGATCGGCACCACTGGAACAGGCTCGGTCGACCCGCTGCCGGAGATGATCGAATTGAGGAAGCGCTATGGCTTCCTGTTGCATGCTGATGCCGCATACGGCGGCTATTACATACTCGTGGACAACCTGAGTCCAGGGACGAGGGGGGCGTTCGATCGGCTTCACGAGGTCGACTCCATCGTTGTCGACCCTCATAAGCATGGCCTCCAGCCATATGGATGTGGTTGCATTCTGTTCAAAGACCCCGAGGTGGGAAGGTTCTACAGGCACGACTCGCCCTACACTTACTTCACATCCTCAGAGCTGCACCTGGGAGAGATCAGCCTCGAATGCTCGAGGGCCGGGGCATCAGCTGTCGCCCTCTGGGCTACTCAGAGGCTTTTACCAATGGTTCCGGGAGGGGAGTTCGCAAAGGGCCTGTCAAAGTCTAGGGATGCGGCTCTCTGGCTATATGATAAGATATCCTCCGATGGCCGATTCAGGACCATCCTATCTCCTGAGCTGGACATAGTGGTCTGGGCTCCAAATGGAGCGAGTGCAAGCGAGATCTCGTTGCGCTCTGAGGAACTGTTCAAAGCCGCCGAGAAGAGGAACCTGTATCTTGCCAAGTTCAAGTATCCATCATCATTGCTGAGGGCTAAATGGAAGGGGGTCGATTTCGATCAGGAATACGTGACCTGCTTGAGATCCTGCCTGATGAAGCCCGAGCATTTCGATTGGATCGAAAGGATATGGACGATACTTGCCGAATCGGCGGTCTAGATCCTGGAATAATTAAATGGATCACGAGAAAATCAGATCAGAAGGGCAACCCCTTGGATACGGCTACGGCCCCGATAACGAATGAAGGGAAAGAAGCTATTTCGAGAAGCGTTCCCGACGTTCCACTGAAGTAGGGAGCGGTCTCAAGCATGGTGAATGCCAGGAATATCAATGCAACTCCAAGGACAACGAAGGCGGCCATTATGGCTATCTGTTTCGGATTCATGCTGGACAGGCGAATTCATAACACCGTTATAACTGATTTGGTAACCTTCCCGTTTTTGATAATAGTCCCACCTCAAACGGGGTGAGTGCCAGTAGGCGGATCGTGGCAATCTTACGATGAAAGGCTCTTCATCAGTAGATTCTGAGGACAGCGGCTCCCTTGATCTGGGAGTCCTTCATCCTCCTCAGCACATCGTTGGCATCCTCAAGATCGAATGTCTCGACCTCGGTTCTAATCGGGATCTCACCAGCCCTCCTCAGGAACTCATCGGCATCCTGCCTGGTCACGTTGGCCACGGACCTGACTTTCTTCTCGTGCCAAAGCAGCTCGTACGGAATCTCTGGTATGGGGGACATGTGGATCGCGTTGATCGCTAGTGTCCCAGCCTTGTCCAGGGTGCGCAGCGCCTCCCTGACGATCCACCCCGCTGGTGCGAAGATGATGGCGCTGTCCAGCTTCTCCGGAGGGTCGTCGGTGGCGCTTCCCTCCCATTTTGAGCCAAGTTCTCTAGCCAATCTTCTGTGCTCCTCGCTCCTGGTGAAGACGTACACCTCGCATTCCATTTCGGTCGCCATCTGGATGACGATGTGGGCTGACGCCCCGAAGCCGAAAAGGCCCAACCTCTGACCAGGCCGGAGCTCGCTCAACCTGAGGGAGCGGTATCCGATCACCCCCGCGCAGAGAAGCGGGGCGGCGTTCTCGTCCGAGAAGTTCTCAGGGATCGATTGAGCGTATTCCTCCTTGGCGATCATGTATTCCTCGTAGCCACCGTTCTCATGGAGCCCGGTGAAACTGGCGCTCTCGCAGAGATTCTCCAACCCTCTAGAGCAGAACTTGCACCTTCCACAGGAAGAGAACAGCCAGGTCATCCCGACGCGGTCGCCGACACTGAACCGGCGGGTCCCTTCACCCACTTCCTCGATGGTTCCCACCACCTCGTGGCCTGGAACGATCGGCAGCGTGGGCAGGGGCAGTTCCCCCTCCACCGTGTGCAGGTCGGTGTGACACACCCCGCAGGCAAGCACCTTGATCTTCACCTCTCCCGGCCCTGGTGAGGGCTCGGGAATGTCCAATGGCTCAAGCGGTCCCTTCTCAACCGGTCCCGGCTCCCTCAACATCATCGCTCTCATCGCATCACCCAGATCAACTGAGGTCAATATGTATTGGATTTCAACATCCATCTTTTTTATGGTATTCGAAATAAAATAACCGTTCTCTCTACCGACGGGCGGTAAACGATTGTCGAACCAACGCTCAAACCCATGGAGTATGTATCGGAATCTGCTCAGAACTTGAGGAGAACGGTAATCACCGTCAATCATTCACCAAATATCAAACATAAGAACGCCATTATTCGCAGTTTCTTCGCGAGAGGCAGAAATATTCGGGCTGTATGATGGAAATATTCATAACCCCAAATTTTTTCCCACATCCAATGAATCTCCAGAAGCTCTTCTATCCCAAGAGCCTAGCAATAATCGGGGCGTCCAACACCCCAGGGAAGCTGGGCTACAACGTTCTGAAGAACCTGATTGACCACGGGTTCGAGGGCAAGCTATATCCAGTGAATCCAAGAGGGGGATTGGTTCAGGGGATACGATCCTACACAAGTGTCTCGGACATCGAGGACAAAGTTGACGCAGCGGTAACCATCGTACCCGCTGCTATCACGCCAGATGTTGTGGAGGAGTGCTTCTCCCGAGGCATAGAGTTCGTGACGGTCGAGGCAGCTGGATTTGGAGAACTGGGAGCGAGGGGCAAGGAGATAGAGCAGAAGCTCAAGAATTTGGTGAAAGAGTACAACTGCCACATCCTTGGGCCAAACTGTTCAGGCATCATCAACGTGAACAATGGCCTCTGCCAGCCCATAGGGCTGGTTGGAGATCTTAGGCCGGGCAATATCGGGTTGATCGCCCAGGCTGGCGTATACGCCTCGGGTATCCTGTGGGGCTTGAGGAATGTGATGGACTTCAGCATGATCGCAACTATCGGAAACAAGATCGATATCGACGAGACGGATATGTTGGAGTTCATGGGCAGCGACCCTTCCATAAAGGTGATCGCCATGTATCTCGAGGATATCAGGAGAGGGGAGAGGTTCCTGGATGTCGCCAGGGATATATCTTCCCACAAGCCGATCATCGTGCTCAAGGGCGGAAGGACAGAGGAGGGCAAGGCCAAGGCTGTCACCCACACCGCCGCAATAGGTGGATCGAGGCAGTCCTACGAGGCGGTTTTTGATGAAGCGGGCATAATCCAGGCAAGGGACAACGATCATCTTTTCGATCTTGCCAGGGGATTCTCCAAGCAGCCTCGTCCATCAACTGACAAGGTGATGGTCATTACCTATTCGGGATCACAGGGAATAACCGCGACCGATACTCTGAGCGAGATGGGCTGTGGCCTCGCTGATCTTGATAAACCCACGAGAGAATCGATGAAGGAACACATTCCGGATCTGGTGGCGACAATCAATCCAGCGGATCTGACATTCGATCAGAATCCTGAGCAGGTACGGAGGATCATGGAGATCGCTGCCAGGGACGAGAATGTCGGAGGAATCATGGCAAACCTCCAGCCAGAGATTCTCAATAGCTATGTCGAGAAGATGAAGGATATCGATACAAATGGGAAGACCGTGGTCTTCTCTGTCACCGGCAGGGAGTTCGCCATGGACGGGGTGATCGGATTGGAGGCCCTGGGGTTCCCGGTCTACTCCACTCCCGAGAGGGCATCTGAGATACTGGCTACAATGCATCGACATTCCATCAACAATTTCAAGCCCAGAGATCCGAAGGTGTTTCAGGTTGACCGAGGAAAGGTTAGCAGGGTCCTGGCCGTCGCGAGGAAGATGGGAATGACAACGGTAGGTGGATTCGGGGCCTTCCAGATACTGAAGGCATACGGGATCCCGGTGGCAGAGTGCTACATGGCTAGGACTCCGGAGGAAGCTGAAGAATTATGCTCCTCCATTGACGGTCCGCTGGCCTTCAAGATCGAATCATCCAAGGTGCTTCACAAGTCTGATATGGGCGGCGTAGAGCTAGGCGTGACAGAAGATTTCGAATCGGCCTTCATCAAGATCATCGATCGCGTGATGGCGCGAAGTCCGGATCTCATGAGGAAGGACATCGATGGAGTCCTTATCCAGCCCATGATGGGAGGCGGAAAGGAAGTGCTTATCGGCTCCACGTATGAGCAGGCCATTGGATGCCACATCATCAAGTTCGGTCTCGGTGGTAAGTACACCGAGATCTTCGGGGATGTATCGAACGGCGTTGCGCCACTTGATGAGGAACGGGCAAAGAACATGGTCAGGAATACCAAGTACATTGGAAGGCTTCTCGAGGGTCAGAGAGGTGAGGATCCATACGACATCGTGGCCGTTGTCGATGCTCTCATGAGGTTCTCGCAGCTGGTGAGGGATTTCCCCGAGATCCGGGAGATAGAGGCTAACCCCTTTCTGGTCTGGAATAATGGAGGGGTGGTCATAGATGCTCGCTTCGCCGTGGTATCCCAGGAGACCGAGTCATTGGTCTGCGAGGACTCGGAAACGGTGAAGGAAGCGGCCTGATCAGGGGCCTGAGCAGACGATGCACGCTCATCCCTTGAATTCGACTTTGACCTCGTCAACATCCCATAGGGTCTCGATCTTCTCTGAGATTTCATCCCGGATATTGTTGGCGAACTGGTGATTCTCGGGAAGGTCCACCGTAATGGTCACCTTCCCTTCCTCGACCTGGATATCGGCCACGAGCTCGGTTCTGACCACATCCAGTCCGGTCAGCGGGTTCAAGACGTGCCTGAGCCTCTTCTTCACTACCTCGACAGTGGTCGGCTCCTTCTCCACGACAAGACCATGCTTCTCCTCGTAGTTGCGAATGGCCTCCCTTAGCCCCTCAACCGCCAGAACGGAGCAGTGAGACTTGATCTTGGGCAGGCCCCCCAGGGCCTCCGAGGCCTGCTTCCAGGTTATCTTCTTCGCTTCTTCCAGGGTCTTGCCCTTGGCCAGCTCGGTTATTATCGAACCGGTGGCTATGTTGGACGCGCATCCGTAAGACTCGAATTTCACATCCTCGATGACATGCGTCTCCTCGTTCACCGACAAATAGACCGAGACCATGTCTCCGCATGCAGGGCTACCCACCGTGGACTTGCCGTCAGCATTCTCTATGGTCCCCACATTCTGGGGATTCTTGAAGTGCTCCAGCACCTTATCGCTGTATGGAAACTTCGACATCCTCAATCACCTCCTCTGGCCTTTCTTGCCAGGGGACTAATCTCTCTCAATTTCTCAACGACCTCAGCCAGTGCTTCAACCACGCTATCAACGTCCTTCGTTGAGTTGTATCGACCATACGTGGTCCTGACAGATCCATGGGCTCGCTCATGATCCCCTCCTATTGCCATTATGACGTGACTGGCCTCAAGTGATTTACTGAAGCAGGCGGATCCGGTGGAGAGGGCGAACCCCCTCATGTCCATGTGCAGTGTGATCGATTCTCCTTCGACGTAGTGAAAGGTGACATTGGCATTCTGAGGGGTCCTCATCGTTCGGTGTCCGTTCAGCATGGTGTCAGGAACCTCTCCCAGTATACGGTCGAGGTAGTGGTCCCTGAGTCCCATGATCATCTTGTTCTCCTTCTCTGTGACCAGCTCCGCTGCCTTGGCGAAGCCCACCGAACCCGGTATGTTCTCCAGACCGCCCCGTCGATTGGACTCCTGGAAGCCGCCGTCCATCCACTTCTCGATCGCCGTTCCCTCCCTTATGTACAGCCCTCCGATTCCCTTGGGGCCGTGGATCGTGTGCGCGGCGACTGTCACGAGATCCGCGTTCACCTTGCCTACATCAAGTGGCAAGCGAGTGAAGGTGTGGGTGGCGTCGGTATGGAACAGCACCTCTCGATCTCGACATATCTTTCCAATGGCATCGATGTCCTGTACGGTGCCTATCTCCTGGTTGGCATGCTGGATCGATACAAGAATGGTATCCTTCTTGATCGCATTCTGCACATCTTCGGGATCCACCAGACCTTCTGGATCCACTCTCAGATAGGTTATTTCGAAACCGGACCTCTCCAATGCCTTTGCGCTGTTCAAGACGGGGAAGTCCTCGATCGATGAAATGATGATGTGCTTACCCTTCTTCTTGCCCAGTCCCATGGCCACTCCCTTCAGCGCCATGTTATTGGATTCGGTGTCCCCCGATGTGAATATGAACTCGTCTCTTCCAGCACCAAGGCGGGTGGAGAGCGACTCCCTTGCTTCCTCCAAACTCTCTCTGGCCTCGATCCCGATGGAGTAACCGAATTCTGAGGTAGCGACCGCAAAGGTATCGAAGAAGTAGGGTCTCATCGCCTCCAGCACTCTCTCGTCCATCCTAGTGGAGGCGGCATTGTCCAGATAGATCAAATCATCCATGGATTTCCCTCTCAGATGAATAGCGTGATATTTGATTCCCTAGCATCCCTGATGTAGGTTCCAACGGCTCCAAACTCGTCTATCAGATCCTCCCTTAGATCCGATTTGGAGATGCCCATGACCTCCATGGTCATCTCGCACGCGATCACTCTTCCACCCAGCTCCTTGAAGTCTCTGAAGAGATGCTCCAGCTCAGCGACATTGGCCTTCTTCATCCTGCCTTTGATCATTCTCCTACCAAGGCCGAGCATGTTCATCTTGGAAAGAGGTCCTTTCTCCAGGCCGCCCTTCTGCAGGCGTTGGAGACCCCAGAATGTGAAGTACATGGAAGCCTCCATCCCCCAGGATAGCGCACCAGTTCCTATAATCAGGGCGCTGTACATCTTGTCCATGTCACCGCTGTGGACAACGATTGTCACCCTGTCCGCGCCCTTGAGTGATTCCATCATCGCCTTATCCTTATCTTCCATCTGTCACCCTCCTCTTGGATGTCTATGACCTCGAGACCCATTGCCTCCGCGGCCATCGGGATCTCCTTCTTGGAGGCTGGGTGAGTTCCAACTATCTCTACGATATCTCCAGGGGAGGCCTTCCTGATGGCCTTTCTGGTCTCCACCAAAGGAACGGGGCAGGTCTGTCCGACGCAGTCCACCTTTATCTCGCCCAAACCAACACCTCACCGTCTATTTTTATAATTTAGAATCTGACCTCGTAATAGATATAGGATTGCTTGCCGCCAAGTTTCCTGGTTGCAGGCCAAGGGAATCTTGAGTGGACATCGGGAAATTTTCGCACTCGACTTGTATTTGGAAAAAAGATCGGGGGAAACCAAGCCCTTTCAGGTCATGATCTCACGTTTGCAAGGGCAAGGGCATTCCAACGGGTCCATTCCCCCCGTCTGGAGATACTTTCATTCACCAACACTCAGAGTTCTTTATTGATCAATTCTTTCCACTTTGGGTGCTTGGATAAGCCTTCCAATCTCACGAATCTGGAACAGTTTGGATATGTGCACGGATCGCATTTCCTGTCCTTGCACGAAAGCTCTACCAGGATGGAATCCTGATCAGGAGATTCGCCAGCGTCTGTCATCTCTAGACCTCTACTCTCTCGATTTCCCGTCCAATAAGTCCTTCTGTTCGTCCAAAGGATTCCCTATATAAAAAGCATGGAAGTTTTCCACCGGGTCATGAAATATATTCGTCAATATTATGGGGAAATTCGTAATATATCCGCAGTTCAATACTGAATAATATGCAGATTGATGTGAAAGACGTATCATTGGTAATCAATCGTTCATAAGATAGATTGTCCCTCCGGTACAATGAACGAAGACGATCCCGTCAGATCTGCTTTTAAAGTAGACGCCAGGGGGTGAGACCCACCATCTCGATTACTCATGAATCCCCCGGGCATCTGTCCTTAACTCTCGTTAGGGTCATTGATAACATTTACCCTACCATTATCATTTCTTGTGGTGCGAGATGCACGGGACTTCCAACGCTCTTGAGCGAGCAACGATCGAAGATCTCACAAGCACTGGATAGGCCGGAGGGCTCTAGTGCCCCCATCTGTACACGTTCGGTGGCACAACGATCTCGAACCTCGCTCCCTTGCCTTCGGTCCCGGTCTCCCTTATGGACATTCCTGTGATCCCAAGTATCTCCTTGGCCAGGAAGAGTCCGTATCCGGTGTGAAGGCCCACCCCCTTATTGAAGATCTCGGTCTTCAATCCTTCCGGAATGCCAACCCCATCGTCTTCGAAGTAGAGTATCCCACCCTCGTCGTTCTCCTTGAAGTATATTCGTATTTCAGAAGTGGTCACTCCGTGGCGTATTGAGTCGTCCACAAGATTGAGGAAGACCTTCTCGAGCATCTGATCTCCAAATATTTCTAGCGAACCCGTATCGACCATGAGCTCGATGTTCTCTATCTCCCCCAATCCATGAGTAGCCCTCAATACGATTTTCCCGATATTGTTCCATTGGGGCACGGTAACTCCCATATTCTGGTAATCCTTGGTGAAGGATATTTGCCTCTGAATTGTACGGGAAATCCGCTTCATCCTATCGATCATCTGAGCCTCGTTCCAGTATTCTTCTGGGAATCTGTCTTCAAGGAGGTTCAGATATCCCGACAAGGCAGTTACCTGATTTAGAATATCATGGCGAGTGATGTCCGAGAGGATGTTCAGGTTGGTATTGGCCTTTCTTAGAGCATCGTAAATCTGTTCCTTGGTCTCAAGGTCCCTGCTGTAAAGCGCGAAGGCGATTTCGTCCGTTATCTCATCTAACAACCTGTGCTCCTCAATGTCCTTCAAGTATTCCACGGGCATCGAAATGACCATTATTCCGAAGAGCTTGACACCGTGTTCAAGACGGCTTACAAGTATTCCATTTCCAGTGCATTCTTGAACCAAGGGACAGTCGTCGCATCTCTTGAAGTCCGATATGGCAACGGTGCCAGCGTGTTGCAAGGCCCTATTGACGCATCTCACCCAGTTATTCCTCTCAAATCGCTCCTTGATCGGTAAAAAGGTTTCTCCAAGGCCGGATTCGCCAGAGAGATAGTAGCTGCCCTCATCGTCGAATAGCACGACCCAAGCGTTCTTGAAACCTCTGGTCCTGACCAAGATTTCGCAGGTGAATTTGATGAGATCTCCAGGGTTCTTCTCATAGGCTTTCAGCTTGTTGATCTGGCGGGTTGCTCTCAGAAGGCGATTCAGGTGCTTTATCCGTCTCTCATCTATGTTGGCCTGTGTTATGTCTCTCAGATATCCTCTTGAATTGATGAGCTCACCATCGACGAATTCACCGTCAATAATGCCCTCGACTTCCAGGATCTTATCCATTTTCGTCACCAGTTTCAATTCGAGGTTTTGAATGTCGATTCCATCGGCACTTCCCCCCTTCAAAGGAGACCTCTCTGCGGGCGATCCAATAATGATGCTGGAGAACGAGACATTGGGGATTTCTTCCTCGGAAAATCCGAGCGCTCTCTTGAATGCGGCATTGGCGAAGTTGATGTCCCCGTCATCAGAAGTGCTGAATATTAGATCTGAGGAGTTCTCCACCAGATTCCGGTATGCCTCTTCGCTCATTTCCAATGCTTTCTGGGCCTCTTTTATCTCCTTTATGTCGATGAATGATTCCAGAAGAACGTCCTCTCCATCGAGTTGCATTCGGACCACACTCTTGAGAATAGGTATCTTCTCCCCCTCCCTAGTGAGGAAGATTCTTTCTGATCTATCAACAACCTGTCCTAGGTCAATTATTGGGCATTGGTCGATCTCCGCTGGGCAAAGGGTCTCGTGGCATATCGTTCCAATTATCTCTCCAGGTGATTCGTAATCCAACAATCTTAGCGCAGCTTCGTTGACCCTCTTGACCCTCTTATCAATACCAATTACCATTATTCCAAAGGGAGCGTGATCGATCATGCTTGAGAGAGCGCTCTGACTCTCAATGGTCTTCTTCTCAACACATTCTCTCTCGGTGACATCTCTTGCTATCGAAAGGATTACCTCTTCATTATCGAGGGTGAACAGATGTGCATTCACCTCGACGGGTATACGTTTCCCATCTTTGGATAGGTGAACACACTCGAAAGCCGTGTGCCCCTTCTTATTTAGCTCTTTGATAACTCCCTCAACATGGGAGTCGTCAGCGTCAATATCGACGACGCTCAGATTCATCAATTCTTCCTCGGTATATCCAAGTCTATCACAGGCCGCCTTGTTCACATCGATGAAATTACCGGGCAATCCTTCAGGTGTTAAGCCATGCAGTAAAATTGAATCATTCGAATTATTGAAAATGGCCCTGAATTTCTCCTCTGCCCTTCTGAGCGGGCCAATATCTGAATCGAGGTCATCTTTGATGATTGTGGAACCCTTTCGACCACTCATGGTATCTCAACCATAGCTAA
This Methanomassiliicoccales archaeon DNA region includes the following protein-coding sequences:
- a CDS encoding DUF59 domain-containing protein, whose product is MSKFPYSDKVLEHFKNPQNVGTIENADGKSTVGSPACGDMVSVYLSVNEETHVIEDVKFESYGCASNIATGSIITELAKGKTLEEAKKITWKQASEALGGLPKIKSHCSVLAVEGLREAIRNYEEKHGLVVEKEPTTVEVVKKRLRHVLNPLTGLDVVRTELVADIQVEEGKVTITVDLPENHQFANNIRDEISEKIETLWDVDEVKVEFKG
- a CDS encoding cysteine desulfurase translates to MDDLIYLDNAASTRMDERVLEAMRPYFFDTFAVATSEFGYSIGIEARESLEEARESLSTRLGAGRDEFIFTSGDTESNNMALKGVAMGLGKKKGKHIIISSIEDFPVLNSAKALERSGFEITYLRVDPEGLVDPEDVQNAIKKDTILVSIQHANQEIGTVQDIDAIGKICRDREVLFHTDATHTFTRLPLDVGKVNADLVTVAAHTIHGPKGIGGLYIREGTAIEKWMDGGFQESNRRGGLENIPGSVGFAKAAELVTEKENKMIMGLRDHYLDRILGEVPDTMLNGHRTMRTPQNANVTFHYVEGESITLHMDMRGFALSTGSACFSKSLEASHVIMAIGGDHERAHGSVRTTYGRYNSTKDVDSVVEALAEVVEKLREISPLARKARGGD
- a CDS encoding NAD(FAD)-dependent dehydrogenase — encoded protein: MESLKGADRVTIVVHSGDMDKMYSALIIGTGALSWGMEASMYFTFWGLQRLQKGGLEKGPLSKMNMLGLGRRMIKGRMKKANVAELEHLFRDFKELGGRVIACEMTMEVMGISKSDLREDLIDEFGAVGTYIRDARESNITLFI
- a CDS encoding aspartate aminotransferase family protein, translated to MRFEKDTIEILKKALIKMEDGFESLPGVDTDHDLEGTEQVIMEVAERMQDNFPYFHPLYAGQMLKPPHPLARVAYMLSMWINPNNHALDGGRASSRMEKEAVAQIAEIFSWKNSLGHLTSGGTMANMEALWISSKLSPGKKVLASDQAHYTHNRLCDVLGLHFESVPCDDEARMDVSALEEILERENVGTVVATIGTTGTGSVDPLPEMIELRKRYGFLLHADAAYGGYYILVDNLSPGTRGAFDRLHEVDSIVVDPHKHGLQPYGCGCILFKDPEVGRFYRHDSPYTYFTSSELHLGEISLECSRAGASAVALWATQRLLPMVPGGEFAKGLSKSRDAALWLYDKISSDGRFRTILSPELDIVVWAPNGASASEISLRSEELFKAAEKRNLYLAKFKYPSSLLRAKWKGVDFDQEYVTCLRSCLMKPEHFDWIERIWTILAESAV
- a CDS encoding zinc-dependent alcohol dehydrogenase family protein is translated as MRAMMLREPGPVEKGPLEPLDIPEPSPGPGEVKIKVLACGVCHTDLHTVEGELPLPTLPIVPGHEVVGTIEEVGEGTRRFSVGDRVGMTWLFSSCGRCKFCSRGLENLCESASFTGLHENGGYEEYMIAKEEYAQSIPENFSDENAAPLLCAGVIGYRSLRLSELRPGQRLGLFGFGASAHIVIQMATEMECEVYVFTRSEEHRRLARELGSKWEGSATDDPPEKLDSAIIFAPAGWIVREALRTLDKAGTLAINAIHMSPIPEIPYELLWHEKKVRSVANVTRQDADEFLRRAGEIPIRTEVETFDLEDANDVLRRMKDSQIKGAAVLRIY
- a CDS encoding sulfurtransferase TusA family protein, which codes for MGEIKVDCVGQTCPVPLVETRKAIRKASPGDIVEIVGTHPASKKEIPMAAEAMGLEVIDIQEEGDRWKIRIRR
- a CDS encoding PAS domain S-box protein, whose translation is MSGRKGSTIIKDDLDSDIGPLRRAEEKFRAIFNNSNDSILLHGLTPEGLPGNFIDVNKAACDRLGYTEEELMNLSVVDIDADDSHVEGVIKELNKKGHTAFECVHLSKDGKRIPVEVNAHLFTLDNEEVILSIARDVTERECVEKKTIESQSALSSMIDHAPFGIMVIGIDKRVKRVNEAALRLLDYESPGEIIGTICHETLCPAEIDQCPIIDLGQVVDRSERIFLTREGEKIPILKSVVRMQLDGEDVLLESFIDIKEIKEAQKALEMSEEAYRNLVENSSDLIFSTSDDGDINFANAAFKRALGFSEEEIPNVSFSSIIIGSPAERSPLKGGSADGIDIQNLELKLVTKMDKILEVEGIIDGEFVDGELINSRGYLRDITQANIDERRIKHLNRLLRATRQINKLKAYEKNPGDLIKFTCEILVRTRGFKNAWVVLFDDEGSYYLSGESGLGETFLPIKERFERNNWVRCVNRALQHAGTVAISDFKRCDDCPLVQECTGNGILVSRLEHGVKLFGIMVISMPVEYLKDIEEHRLLDEITDEIAFALYSRDLETKEQIYDALRKANTNLNILSDITRHDILNQVTALSGYLNLLEDRFPEEYWNEAQMIDRMKRISRTIQRQISFTKDYQNMGVTVPQWNNIGKIVLRATHGLGEIENIELMVDTGSLEIFGDQMLEKVFLNLVDDSIRHGVTTSEIRIYFKENDEGGILYFEDDGVGIPEGLKTEIFNKGVGLHTGYGLFLAKEILGITGMSIRETGTEGKGARFEIVVPPNVYRWGH